Proteins encoded by one window of Kribbella italica:
- a CDS encoding TetR/AcrR family transcriptional regulator: protein MEQRTRSRRGEGGRLRDEIVVAAARLLDQEAGEQAVTLRAVAREAGITAPSIYPHFADRDSILLAVAEQAFAELEAHLRVVPPDLGPAERLRAICTAYLAYAQEKPNRYRIMFGAVWSAPKSLERVPDLAIQDLGMNAFDVLRGAMVACVDAGTSRSVDPAADAAAVWAGLHGLAQLRVAASLFPWPRDLEAVLVQRLALLN, encoded by the coding sequence ATGGAACAGCGCACACGGAGCCGGCGGGGCGAAGGCGGGCGGCTGCGGGACGAGATCGTGGTCGCCGCGGCCCGGCTGCTCGATCAGGAGGCGGGGGAGCAGGCGGTGACGCTGCGCGCGGTCGCCCGCGAGGCCGGGATCACCGCGCCGTCGATCTACCCGCACTTCGCCGACCGGGACTCGATCCTGCTCGCCGTCGCGGAGCAGGCCTTCGCCGAGCTGGAGGCGCACCTGCGCGTCGTGCCGCCGGACCTCGGGCCGGCCGAGCGGCTGCGGGCGATCTGTACGGCGTACCTGGCGTACGCGCAGGAGAAGCCGAACCGCTACCGGATCATGTTCGGCGCGGTGTGGAGTGCGCCGAAGTCGCTCGAACGGGTCCCGGACCTGGCGATTCAGGACCTGGGGATGAACGCGTTCGACGTGCTGCGGGGGGCGATGGTCGCGTGCGTCGACGCCGGTACGTCGCGGAGTGTCGATCCAGCGGCGGACGCAGCCGCCGTCTGGGCCGGGCTGCACGGTCTGGCCCAGCTGCGTGTCGCGGCGTCGCTGTTCCCTTGGCCGCGGGACCTCGAAGCCGTGCTCGTCCAGCGCCTGGCGCTCCTGAACTGA
- a CDS encoding LysR family transcriptional regulator, whose product MTLNPWRLRLLNRLETHGTIRAVAAALDLSASSVSQQLALLEVETGTQLLERAGRRVRLTPAGLILARRAQAILDHMDAVEAELRSFGTEPAGLVRLGVFQSAIHTLAVPAVTRLARSHPQLEIEVLELEPHESLAALRGGDADLIVTTTDFVEEPLGSDLDLLPLTTDLIVLVVPPDHPAAGRGPVDLAAYAGEQWAFDRPQSYMANLTTRLCRQAGFEPRVVGRFSNYSTLLRHVEAGLSIAMLPSLAVDPRYRVATRPLVVPVTRAITAVVRRGAPPRPAVLAVLEGLRRTSRAYDEGAPT is encoded by the coding sequence ATGACGCTCAACCCCTGGCGGCTGAGGCTGCTGAACCGGCTGGAGACCCACGGGACGATCCGGGCCGTCGCCGCGGCGCTGGACCTGAGCGCGTCGAGCGTGTCGCAGCAGCTCGCGCTGCTCGAGGTGGAGACCGGGACGCAACTGCTGGAGCGGGCCGGTCGCCGGGTCCGGCTCACTCCGGCGGGGCTGATCCTGGCCCGCCGGGCGCAGGCGATCCTCGACCACATGGACGCGGTCGAGGCGGAACTGCGCAGCTTCGGCACCGAGCCGGCCGGGTTGGTGCGGCTCGGGGTGTTCCAGAGCGCCATCCACACCTTGGCCGTCCCCGCGGTCACCCGGCTGGCCCGGTCGCACCCGCAACTGGAGATCGAGGTGCTGGAGCTGGAGCCGCACGAGAGCCTGGCCGCGCTGCGCGGCGGCGACGCCGACCTGATCGTCACGACCACCGACTTCGTCGAGGAGCCGCTCGGGTCCGACCTCGACCTGCTCCCGCTGACCACCGACCTGATCGTGCTCGTCGTCCCGCCGGACCACCCGGCGGCGGGTCGCGGACCGGTCGACCTCGCGGCGTACGCCGGTGAGCAGTGGGCCTTCGACCGTCCCCAGTCGTACATGGCGAACCTGACCACCCGGCTGTGCCGGCAGGCCGGCTTCGAGCCCCGGGTGGTCGGCCGGTTCAGCAACTACTCGACCCTGTTGCGGCACGTCGAGGCCGGTCTGTCGATCGCGATGCTGCCGAGTCTCGCGGTCGATCCTCGCTACCGCGTCGCGACCCGGCCCCTCGTCGTACCGGTGACCCGGGCGATCACGGCTGTCGTACGCCGCGGCGCTCCACCACGGCCGGCCGTGCTCGCGGTGCTGGAAGGTCTTCGCCGGACCTCTCGGGCGTACGACGAAGGAGCGCCGACCTGA
- a CDS encoding aspartate aminotransferase family protein encodes MATSTDLTAHLIRYAGPNTFGPDVIDHAAGSFLFTEDGRRILDFTSGQMSAILGHSHPAIVETVRRQIGSLDHLFSGMLSRPVIDLARRLAESLPDPLDKVQLLTTGAESNEAALRMAKLVTGKHEVVSFARSWHGMTQAAANATYSAGRKGYGPAAPGNFAIPAPNTYRPDFTTADGELDWQRQLDFSFELIDAQSVGSLAACIVEPILSSGGILEPPVGYLAALQHKCHERGMLLILDEAQTGLCRTGTWYAFERDGVVPDILTLSKTLGAGLPLAAVITSAEIEAAAHDRGFLFLTTHVSDPLVAAVGNTVLDVLTQDKLDERAAKLGLVLRQGLDALADRHRVVGDVRGRGLLAGLELVAEGADRLGTQVTARCLELGLHMNIVQLPGMGGVFRIAPPLTATEEELALGLQILDQALTDVA; translated from the coding sequence ATGGCGACCTCGACGGACCTCACCGCGCACCTGATCCGCTACGCGGGCCCGAACACCTTCGGCCCCGACGTCATCGACCATGCCGCCGGCAGCTTCCTGTTCACCGAGGACGGCCGGCGCATCCTCGACTTCACCTCCGGCCAGATGAGCGCGATCCTCGGCCACTCCCATCCCGCCATCGTCGAGACCGTACGGCGCCAGATCGGCTCCCTCGACCACCTGTTCAGCGGGATGCTGAGCCGGCCGGTGATCGACCTGGCCCGCCGGCTGGCCGAGTCCCTGCCCGATCCGCTGGACAAGGTGCAGTTGCTGACCACCGGCGCCGAGTCGAACGAGGCCGCGCTCCGGATGGCCAAGCTGGTCACCGGCAAGCACGAGGTCGTCTCGTTCGCCCGGTCCTGGCACGGCATGACCCAGGCGGCCGCCAACGCGACGTACAGCGCGGGCCGCAAGGGGTACGGGCCGGCCGCGCCGGGCAACTTCGCCATCCCGGCGCCGAACACCTACCGGCCGGACTTCACCACCGCAGACGGCGAGCTCGACTGGCAGCGGCAGCTGGACTTCAGTTTCGAGCTGATCGACGCCCAGTCCGTCGGCAGCCTGGCGGCGTGCATCGTGGAGCCGATCCTGAGCTCGGGCGGCATTCTCGAGCCGCCGGTCGGCTACCTCGCCGCGCTGCAGCACAAGTGCCACGAGCGCGGAATGCTGCTGATCCTCGACGAGGCGCAGACCGGGCTGTGCCGGACCGGGACCTGGTACGCGTTCGAGCGCGACGGCGTCGTACCGGACATCCTCACGCTGTCCAAGACGCTGGGCGCGGGCCTGCCGCTCGCCGCCGTGATCACGAGTGCCGAGATCGAGGCCGCCGCTCACGACCGCGGTTTCCTCTTCCTCACCACGCACGTCTCGGACCCGCTGGTCGCGGCCGTCGGCAACACCGTGCTCGACGTACTGACCCAGGACAAGCTCGACGAGCGCGCGGCCAAGCTCGGTCTCGTACTCCGGCAGGGACTCGACGCCCTCGCCGACCGGCACCGGGTCGTCGGCGACGTCCGCGGCCGCGGTCTGCTGGCCGGCCTCGAACTCGTGGCCGAAGGCGCCGACCGGCTCGGTACCCAGGTGACGGCGCGCTGCCTCGAGCTCGGGCTGCACATGAACATCGTCCAGCTGCCCGGTATGGGCGGGGTGTTCCGGATCGCGCCGCCGTTGACCGCTACTGAGGAGGAGCTCGCCCTCGGCCTGCAGATCCTGGACCAGGCGCTGACCGACGTCGCCTAG
- a CDS encoding NADP-dependent isocitrate dehydrogenase has protein sequence MTDPTIIYTHTDEAPALATYSFLPVIQAYAGQAGVAVETRDISLAGRIVALFPEHLTEDQRIADALGELGELAKTPGANIIKLPNVSASIPQLKAAIAELQGQGYALPNYPDEPKTDEEREIQARYDKVKGSAVNPVLREGNSDRRAPASVKNYAKTHPHRMGAWTPDSKTNVATMGAEDFRSTEKSVVVAQDGVLRIELVGDDGTTTVLRESVPVLAGEVVDASVMHVAPLREFLTAQVAKAKAEDVLFSVHLKATMMKVSDPIVFGHVVRAFFPKTFAAYGDVLAAAGLTPNDGLGGILAGLAALPEGAEIKASFDAELADGPALAMVDSDKGITNLHVPSDVIVDASMPAMIRTSGHMWGPDGQEHDTLAVLPDSSYAGIYQVVLDDCRANGAFDPATMGSVPNVGLMAQKAEEYGSHDKTFEVATTGTVRLVDADGNAVLEQAVSAGDIFRACQTKDAPIRDWVKLAVTRARATGDPAVFWLDETRAHDAQIIAKVNEYLGEHDTDGLELKILAPVDAIKLSLERIRRGENTISVTGNVLRDYLTDLFPILELGTSAKMLSVVPLMAGGGLFETGAGGSAPKHVQQFAKENYLRWDSLGEFFALAASFEHLAQTTGNAKAQILADTLDRATATFLNEDKSPTRRIGGIDNRGSHFYLSLYWAQELAQQTDDAELAKLFTAVAETLASNEQTIVEELLAVQGSPVELGGYYQPNPELAAAAMRPSKTWNDALATLS, from the coding sequence GTGACTGACCCGACCATCATCTACACCCACACTGACGAGGCGCCGGCTTTGGCGACGTACTCGTTCCTGCCGGTGATCCAGGCGTACGCCGGGCAGGCCGGGGTCGCCGTCGAGACCCGGGACATCTCGCTGGCCGGGCGGATCGTCGCGCTGTTCCCCGAGCACCTGACCGAGGACCAGCGGATCGCCGACGCGCTGGGCGAGCTGGGCGAGCTGGCCAAGACGCCCGGGGCGAACATCATCAAGCTGCCGAACGTGTCGGCCTCGATCCCGCAGCTGAAGGCCGCGATCGCCGAGCTGCAGGGCCAGGGCTACGCGCTGCCGAACTACCCCGACGAGCCGAAGACCGACGAGGAGCGGGAGATCCAGGCCCGCTACGACAAGGTCAAGGGCTCGGCCGTGAACCCGGTACTGCGCGAGGGCAACTCCGACCGCCGCGCGCCCGCCTCGGTGAAGAACTACGCCAAGACCCACCCGCACCGGATGGGTGCCTGGACCCCGGACTCCAAGACGAACGTGGCCACGATGGGCGCCGAGGACTTCCGCTCGACCGAGAAGTCGGTCGTGGTCGCCCAGGACGGCGTACTGCGGATCGAGCTCGTCGGTGACGACGGCACGACGACCGTACTGCGTGAGTCGGTGCCGGTGCTGGCCGGCGAGGTCGTCGACGCGTCGGTGATGCACGTCGCGCCGCTGCGCGAGTTCCTCACCGCGCAGGTCGCCAAGGCCAAGGCCGAGGACGTGCTGTTCTCGGTGCACCTGAAGGCCACCATGATGAAGGTCTCCGACCCGATCGTCTTCGGTCACGTCGTGCGCGCCTTCTTCCCGAAGACCTTCGCGGCGTACGGCGACGTGCTGGCCGCGGCCGGCCTGACCCCGAACGACGGTCTCGGCGGCATCCTGGCCGGCCTGGCCGCGCTGCCGGAGGGTGCCGAGATCAAGGCGTCCTTCGACGCCGAGCTGGCCGACGGCCCGGCGCTCGCGATGGTCGACTCCGACAAGGGCATCACCAACCTGCACGTGCCGTCCGACGTGATCGTCGACGCCTCGATGCCGGCGATGATCCGGACGTCCGGCCACATGTGGGGCCCGGACGGCCAGGAGCACGACACCCTCGCGGTCCTCCCGGACAGCAGCTACGCGGGGATCTACCAGGTCGTGCTCGACGACTGCCGCGCCAACGGCGCCTTCGACCCGGCGACGATGGGCTCGGTCCCGAACGTCGGCCTGATGGCGCAGAAGGCCGAGGAGTACGGCAGCCACGACAAGACCTTCGAGGTCGCCACCACCGGGACCGTCCGGCTGGTCGATGCCGACGGCAACGCCGTCCTGGAGCAGGCCGTGTCGGCCGGTGACATCTTCCGCGCCTGCCAGACCAAGGACGCGCCGATCCGCGACTGGGTCAAGCTGGCCGTCACCCGGGCCCGCGCGACCGGCGACCCGGCGGTGTTCTGGCTGGACGAGACCCGCGCGCACGACGCGCAGATCATTGCCAAGGTCAACGAGTACCTCGGCGAGCACGACACCGACGGCCTGGAGCTGAAGATCCTCGCCCCGGTGGACGCGATCAAGCTGTCGCTGGAGCGGATCCGCCGCGGTGAGAACACCATCTCGGTGACCGGGAACGTGCTGCGCGACTACCTGACCGACCTGTTCCCGATCCTCGAGCTGGGCACCAGCGCGAAGATGCTGTCCGTCGTACCGCTGATGGCCGGTGGCGGGCTGTTCGAGACCGGTGCGGGCGGCTCGGCACCGAAGCACGTGCAGCAGTTCGCGAAGGAGAACTACCTGCGCTGGGACAGCCTGGGCGAGTTCTTCGCGCTGGCCGCGAGCTTCGAGCACCTGGCCCAGACCACGGGCAACGCCAAGGCCCAGATCCTCGCCGACACCCTGGACCGGGCGACCGCGACGTTCCTGAACGAGGACAAGTCGCCGACCCGCCGCATCGGCGGCATCGACAACCGCGGCAGCCACTTCTACCTGTCGCTGTACTGGGCGCAGGAGCTGGCCCAGCAGACCGACGACGCGGAGCTGGCCAAGCTCTTCACCGCCGTCGCCGAGACCCTGGCGAGCAACGAGCAGACCATCGTCGAGGAGCTGCTCGCGGTCCAGGGCAGCCCGGTCGAGCTGGGCGGCTACTACCAGCCGAACCCGGAGCTGGCGGCCGCCGCGATGCGCCCGTCGAAGACCTGGAACGACGCGCTCGCGACGCTGTCCTGA
- a CDS encoding methylated-DNA--[protein]-cysteine S-methyltransferase, producing the protein MSIRHAVVGTTLGDLTLVASGDALAGVYFPHHWTRPDRTALGDEVPAEGDPVLTQAAHELQEYLAGTRRTFDVPLALEGDEFQQRVWALLNQIPYGTTTTYGELAEQLGDKALAQRVGQAVGHNPVSVVVPCHRVVGKGGKLTGYAGGLRRKQVLLDLEEPSEVRLF; encoded by the coding sequence ATGAGCATCCGGCACGCGGTCGTCGGTACGACGCTGGGCGACCTGACCCTGGTCGCGTCCGGCGACGCGCTGGCGGGCGTCTACTTCCCGCACCACTGGACCAGGCCCGACCGTACGGCCCTCGGCGACGAGGTCCCGGCCGAGGGCGATCCCGTCCTGACCCAAGCGGCGCACGAGCTGCAGGAGTACCTGGCGGGCACGCGGCGGACATTCGACGTACCGCTCGCGCTGGAGGGCGACGAGTTCCAGCAGCGGGTCTGGGCCCTGCTGAACCAGATCCCGTACGGCACCACCACGACGTACGGCGAACTGGCGGAGCAGCTCGGCGACAAGGCCCTGGCCCAGAGGGTCGGCCAGGCGGTCGGGCACAACCCGGTTTCCGTCGTCGTCCCGTGCCACCGGGTGGTCGGCAAGGGCGGCAAGCTCACCGGGTACGCCGGGGGTCTGCGCCGCAAGCAGGTGCTGCTGGACCTGGAGGAGCCGAGCGAGGTGCGGCTGTTCTAG
- a CDS encoding GNAT family N-acetyltransferase: MPTTVRRAVPDDAELVRTMIGEIADHQDEGQYVTVTADRWRELLAGDTVTVLIAEYDGEPAGYVSAVRRLHLWTGGDVLGLDDLYVREAFRGQRVGELLMLELARQVAAPHKLTITWGMRESNEGAQRFYARLGASLKTKVLAAWPYEAYSKDL, encoded by the coding sequence ATGCCCACCACTGTCCGCCGCGCCGTTCCCGACGACGCCGAGCTGGTCCGCACGATGATCGGCGAGATCGCCGACCACCAGGACGAAGGCCAGTACGTCACCGTCACCGCCGACCGCTGGCGCGAGCTGCTCGCCGGCGACACCGTGACCGTCCTCATCGCCGAGTACGACGGGGAGCCGGCCGGCTACGTCTCCGCCGTACGCCGCCTGCACCTGTGGACCGGCGGCGACGTACTCGGCCTGGACGACCTCTACGTCCGCGAAGCCTTCCGCGGCCAACGCGTCGGCGAGCTCCTGATGCTCGAGCTGGCCCGCCAGGTCGCAGCACCCCACAAGCTCACCATCACCTGGGGCATGCGGGAGAGCAACGAAGGCGCCCAGCGCTTCTACGCCCGCCTCGGCGCGAGCCTGAAGACGAAGGTCCTCGCAGCCTGGCCGTACGAGGCCTACTCGAAGGACCTCTAG
- a CDS encoding helix-turn-helix domain-containing protein produces the protein MSYREYRSPVGLEPLVACLWESEPVAGRTTRVIPDGCVDLVWLGSELVVAGPDTGPWVTGAAGESSCAIRLRPGAAGAVLGLPASELRDLRVGIELVWGVAGREIGDALGAADPRQRLRILTETVLQRRAAPDPLAVAAARRLAEPAAKVSTAAADLGISERQLNRRMQNAVGYGPKMLARVARLRRLIVQPDEEPLATRAFAAGYASQAHMNDEVRRLTGLTPVQFLKDATLTAA, from the coding sequence ATGAGCTACCGCGAGTATCGGTCGCCAGTGGGTCTTGAGCCGCTGGTTGCTTGCTTGTGGGAGAGCGAGCCGGTCGCGGGGAGGACCACGCGGGTGATTCCCGATGGGTGTGTTGATCTGGTGTGGCTCGGGAGTGAGTTGGTGGTGGCGGGGCCGGATACCGGGCCTTGGGTGACCGGGGCTGCTGGTGAGAGCAGTTGTGCGATTCGGTTGCGGCCGGGGGCGGCGGGGGCGGTGCTTGGGTTGCCGGCTTCGGAGTTGCGGGATCTTCGGGTCGGGATCGAGTTGGTGTGGGGTGTTGCCGGGCGGGAGATCGGGGATGCGCTGGGGGCGGCGGATCCGAGGCAGCGGTTGAGGATTCTGACCGAGACCGTGCTGCAGCGGCGGGCGGCTCCTGATCCGCTCGCGGTGGCCGCGGCGCGGAGGCTGGCGGAGCCGGCGGCGAAGGTGTCGACGGCGGCGGCGGATCTCGGGATCAGCGAGCGGCAGCTCAACCGGCGCATGCAGAACGCCGTGGGGTACGGGCCGAAGATGCTAGCGCGCGTGGCCAGGCTCAGGAGACTGATCGTGCAGCCGGACGAGGAGCCGCTCGCCACGCGAGCGTTCGCCGCGGGGTACGCGAGTCAGGCACACATGAACGACGAGGTCCGCCGGCTGACCGGCCTGACGCCGGTCCAGTTCCTGAAGGACGCCACCCTCACCGCTGCCTGA
- a CDS encoding TetR/AcrR family transcriptional regulator yields the protein MPARREGTAAGASSGDAPSRDSSSHAAAGLTVAAIVEAALAVIRGAGVSGLTMRSLAERLAVRAPSLYHHVRNKDELLELVARNAFDAFAADRTAYAEVRTLDDWIAVTTSGSHRLREFYAEHPGLAALIQAKATPYRDVGDGSRAALVRAQIEALVALGVPENTARETFETIAHWTLAAVAADGPDELFGAGLDLLMLGVRSRLSS from the coding sequence ATGCCGGCACGGCGCGAAGGCACGGCCGCGGGCGCCTCGTCGGGGGACGCGCCGTCGCGGGACTCCTCATCGCATGCTGCGGCCGGGCTGACTGTTGCCGCGATCGTCGAGGCGGCGCTGGCGGTGATCCGGGGCGCCGGGGTCAGCGGGCTGACCATGCGGTCGCTGGCCGAGCGGCTGGCTGTTCGGGCGCCCTCGCTCTACCACCACGTCCGGAACAAGGACGAGCTGCTCGAGCTGGTGGCGCGGAACGCCTTCGACGCGTTCGCGGCCGACCGTACGGCGTACGCGGAAGTGCGGACGCTGGACGACTGGATCGCGGTGACGACGTCCGGGTCGCATAGGTTGCGGGAGTTCTACGCCGAGCATCCCGGGCTGGCCGCGCTGATCCAGGCGAAGGCGACGCCGTACCGCGACGTCGGCGACGGCTCGCGTGCCGCGCTGGTGCGCGCGCAGATCGAGGCGTTGGTCGCGCTGGGCGTCCCCGAGAACACAGCGCGCGAGACCTTCGAGACGATCGCGCACTGGACCCTCGCCGCGGTCGCGGCCGACGGCCCGGACGAGCTGTTCGGCGCGGGGCTGGACCTGCTGATGCTCGGCGTCCGCTCCAGGCTTTCGAGCTGA